CTGGTGGGCACGATGGACTGCCGTCCATTGCCGCTCGGGGGAAAAACGGGATGTTCCTGCCGTTCCCGCCAAGCCGCGTCAGGTGGCGGGAGGCTTTCGTTCCGGTCAGCGGCGGATGTTGCGAACGGCGCGGCGCAGGCGGGTCAGGGTGTCCGGGGTGGGGTGGGGGGCGTAGCGGGCGGCGTGGTAGGCGTTCAGGACGTCCTGAAGGGCGGCGTGCAGGTGCGGGTGTTGCGTGGCGGCGCGGGTCATGTACGCGGTGGGGGTTTCGCCGGGCGCGCGGGGCAGGTGCAGGCGCACGCTCAGGTCGTGCAGGGCGCGGCTGGCGGGGTCGCTGGGGCGGGCGCGGCGGCGGGCGAGCAGCAGGGCGGGGAGTAGGGTGAGGGCGATCAGGGTGGGGAGCAGCAGCAGGTACGGGGTGCTGCCCACGCCGCCCAGTCCGGCGCGGGTCAGCAGGTCGCTCTGGCGGTCTCCGTCGTAGTCGACGACGAGGTCGTTCCAGCGGTTCTGGATGGCGTCCAGGCGGAGTTGCAGGCGTTTGAGGGTGCCGGGTGCGGTGGGGGCGGCGGCCTGTGGGCGGGTCAGGGCGGTGCTCAGGCCGGCGCTGACGCGGGCGGGTGCGACGACGGCGGTGGGGTCCACGCGGACCCAGCCCTGGCCGGGCAGCCAGATTTCCGTCCAGGCGTGGGCGTCCTGCTGGCGCACGATCAGGTACGAGCCGTTCTGCTCGCCGCCCTGGTACCCGCCGACCACGCGGGCGCTGAGGCCGGCGGCGCGCATGAGGAATGCGAAGGAACTGGCGTAGTGTTCGCAGAAGCCCTGGCGGGAGCTGAACAGGAAGGCGTCCACGCGGTCCTGTTCGGGCAGCAGTGGCGGGGACAGGGTGTACGTGAAGCCCCCGGTGCGCAGCAGGTCCAGGCCCGCCTGAACGCGCGCCTGGAGGTTCAGGTTGCGCCAGCTGGCGGCCAGGGCGACCGCGCGGGGGTTCTGTCCGGCCGGGAGTTGCAGGTCGAAGGCCAGTCGGTCTGGGTCTTCCTGCACGCCCAGGCGGGCGGCGCGGCTCTGGAGTTCGACGCGGCGGCGGGTGGTGACGGGTCGGGGGGTGACAGCCTGGAAGGCGTTGGTCAGGAACGCGCCGTCCGGGACGGTCAGGGGCACGTCCAGCGCCAGCAGCCAGGGGTTGCCGCTGGGTTCCAGGGTCAGGGTGTAGTTCAGGGGTGGGCCGGTCACGTCCACGCTGGGTGTCCGGCCGGGCGCGCGGACCTGCCGCCAGGTGCGGCCGTCGTACGCCTCGTAGACGGGGCCGCGCCAGTAGCGCTGGTCGGGGGTGGGCAGCGCGCCCTGGAAGTCGGCGCGGAAGGCGACGGCGCTGTTCTGCGCGAGGTTCGAGTACTCGCCGGCGCTGATCTCGTTGCTCAGGCCGGTGGTGGCCTGCCCCTGCACCGGCAGTTGCCACAGGGGGCGGTCGGGGCGGGGGAACAGCACGAACAGCACCAGTGCCAGCGGGGCTGCCAGGGCCAGCAGGCGGCCCGCGCCCAGCAGCGAGTCACGCAGGTGCGTGCGCCTCCCTTCCCCGCCGGGGGTGGCCGGGGTGGAGGCCGGGCCAGAGGTGACCGGGGCGATCCAGGCGGGCGCGGCGGCCAGCAGGAACGCGGCGCTGATCAGGGTGTGCAGCGCCGAGAGCGGCCCCTGACTGTAGAAGTAGTGCGTGCTGGTCATGAACAGTCCCAGCAGGATCAGGATGCGTCCGTCGCGGGACGAGCGGCTCTCGGCGGTTTTCAGGGCGATCAGCAGGCCCAGGAAGGCCGTTCCGGCGTCGCGGCCCAGCAGGGTGCCCTGCGTGGCGATCAGCGCGGCGGCCCCGCCGACGGCCAGCAGCGCCAGCAGCCACACGGGCAGCGGGTCGAGTGTCCGGCCGGGGCGTGGTAGCACGCGGGCCAGGGCGTGTGCCAGCAGCAGCGCGATCGGCAACGTGATCCACACGGGTTGCCGCAGTGCGCCGGGCGCCAGCGTGACCGCCAGGGCCAGCAGCGTGGGTGGCGTGGCCTGCGTGACCAGCGTGGCGGCGTGCGACACCAGCCGCGCCGCGCCCCTGGCCGGGACGGGCGCGGCGGGCAGGGGGTCCACGGTCGCCAGGGCGTTCAGTGCGGCGTGCAGGTGCGCCTCGCCGCTGGCGGCCTTCAGGTGCGTGCCGGGCAACGTCAGCGCGAACGGCGTGCCCAGCGCCGAGAGGTGCTGCGCCCAGGCGCTCAGGCGGGAGGCGCGGGCCTCGGCGTCGCCCGGCGCGTCCTGCCAGTGCAGATCGGTGGCGTGCCCGCGCGCGGCGTCGGTCTCGCGGGTCAGGAGTTGCCCGGTGCGGGCCACGTGCCGCCACGACACCTGCCGGGGCGAGTCGCCGGGCTGGTAGGGGCGCAGTCCGGCGAATTCCTCGTCGCCGGGGCCGCGGTGGCCTTCGCCGCCCACGCCGGGCGCCGCGCGGTCCGGGACCGGCGGGACCGGGCTTTCCGGGGCGGGCCAGACCAGCAGCGTCACGGGGTCCGGCCGGGCGGGCAGCGCGGCGCGCCACAGGCCCAGCCGGTCCTGAGCCCAGGCGCCGACCTGGAGGGTCAGGGGGCCGCGCACGGAGGCCGGGAACGCCACGGTCAGGGCCGCGCCGCCTGCCGGTACGTGCAGCGCGGCGCGCAGTTCGCGTCCCTGGCCGCGCAGGCGGACTTCCAGCGTGCCGCTGTCCCCGGAGGCCTGGGCCTGCACGTTCAGCGAGGCGGGCTGCCCGGCGTGCGCGGGACCGGCCGGGCGCACGGTCAGGGTCAGGCTGCGCGCGGCCCGCATGGCCTGCGCCGCCGTGATCACCCACACGCCGCCCAGCAGGAACGTCAGACCGTACCCGAGGCTCAGGCCGTAGTTCACGCAGCCGATCAGGGTGAGCAGGATCAGGATCAGGAACGCCAGCCCGAACCCCGTGGGCCGCAGGTGCAGCGCGGCGCTCATACGGACTCCGATTGAATGGGCTGCAAAGACCACTGGGTCCGAGCGGATGCGAGTGGGAGGAGGGCGGGTTCCGGACGTGGAGCTGGCAATCCGGTGAAGTTCCGGATTGTCAGCGAAACAAACGGAACCCGTATCACGCGGTCGGCGCGTCGCGTGGGACCAGTGGTCGTGGAGCGGGTCATCTCAGGGGATGGGCGTGTCGGCCAGCAGCGCCCTGATCAGCGTGCCCACGTTCACGGACGGGTCGCGGGGCGGCAGTCGGTGCGCGGCCAGCGCCGGGAACACGGCCTGCACGTCCTCGGGCAGTGCCATGGGCCGCCCGTGCAGGTACGCCCAGGCGCGCGCGGCGGCCAGCAGCGCCAGCAGCGCGCGCGGGCTCAGCCCGGCGGCCAGCGCAGGGTGTTCGCGGGTGGCGCGGGCCAGCAGTTGCAGGTAATCCAGCAGCGGCGCGGCGGCGTGCACGCGGTCCACCTCGGCCTGCATGGCCAGCAGGGCCGGGGCGCTCAGGACGGCGCCCAGGTCCCGGACGCTCTGGCTGCGGCCCCCGGTTTCCAGCAGTTGCCGCTCGGCGCGCACGTCCGGGTAGCCCAGCGTGACGGTCATCAGGAAACGGTCCAGCTGCGCTTCCGGCAGGGGGCTGGTACCCACGAACGCCGCCGGGTTCTGCGTGGCGATCACGAAGAACGGCTGCGGCAGCGGGCGGGTCACGCCACCTTCCGAGACCTGCCGTTCCTCCATGGCTTCCAGCAGCGCGCCCTGCGTGCGGGGCGTGGCGCGGTTGATCTCGTCGGCCAGCAGCATCTCGCTGAACACCGGCCCCGGCACGAACCGGAACGCGGCGGCCGGGGCGTCCCAGACGCTCACGCCGGTCAGGTCGGCGGGCAGCAGGTCCGCCGTGAACTGCACGCGCCGGAACTCCAGGCCGCAGGTGCGGGCCAGCGCCTGCGCCAGCGTGGTCTTCCCCACGCCCGGCTGATCCTCGATCAGCAGGTGCCCGCGCGCCAGCAGGCAGGTCAGGGCCAGCCGGATCTGCCCACCCTTGCCCAGGATGACGCTGTCCAGCTGCGTCAGGGCCGCCTGCAGGGCCGCGACGTGCCCGGTGGGAATGGAAGCGGAACTCAGGGCGGTCGTCATGCCGGGTAGCGTAGCGGCCCGACTCTGACAGAACTGCGACGGGGGCAGAGATTCACCCCGCCCGGCGGTCAGGTCGCGTGGCTCACGGCCCGCTCCGGAGCCCCGTCCGGCCGGGCCGACGTGCGGGCCGCGCCGCGCAGGGCCAGCCATGAACCCAGCCACGCGCCCGCCACGTCGAACAGCCAGTCCTGCACGCCCGCCTCACGCGGCGGCACGAACGCCTGATGCGCCTCGTCCAGCGCGCCGAACCACGCCGCGATCACCAGCGCCGCGCCGCGCCGCCCGGTCGCGCGGGCCAGCGTGAACGCCAGCGCGAGGTACGCCGTGAAGTGCGCGATCCAGTCCTTCGGGTGCTCCAGCGACGGTCCCGGCGTCTGCGGCGCGCTGCTCAGGGACCAGATGGCCCCCATGATCAGCAGCGCCGGCACCCACCACAACGGCCTGGGACGCCTGCCGCTCAAGCGTGCCCACCCGCTGGATGCCCACCGGCTGGATGCTCGACCAGCTCGATCAGGGTGCCCGCGCCCCACTTCGGGTGCAGGAACGCCACGCGTGACCCGGCGCGGCCCGGCGTGGGCTCCTCGTTCAGGAACCGCGCGCCGTCCGCGCGCAGGCGGGTCATCTCGGCGTTCAGGTCCGCCACGCGGTACGCCGTGTGATGCAGCCCCGGCCCCTTGCGCGCCAGGAAAGCCGCAATCGGGCTGTCGTCCCGCGTGGGCATCAGCAGTTCGATCAGGGTCTCCCCCACCTGGAACGCCCGCACCCGCACGCCCTGCGACGCGACCTCCTCGTCCGGCCCTTCCGGGTGCAGGCCCAGCGCCACGTACGGCGCCGAACCCGCCTCCAGGTCCGGGGTGGCGATCGCCACGTGATCCAGCAGCAACACAGTCATGCACGCAGGGTAAAGCACGGGCGCGGGACGCGGGAGGCAGGCCGAGCCCACTGACCGCTGATCCCCGTTACTTCGCCTGGGGGCGGGCGCGCAGGTACCAGTGGGCGACGGCGCGCATCACGTCCTTGCCCTCGCCGTCCTGCACGGTCACGTTCACGATCAGGCGGGCCTTGCCGTCCGCTGCGAACTCGGCGTGCGCCGCCGCGATCCCCGCCGGGTCGGCCGCCTCGGCCCGCGCGGTCAGGTCGCCCACGGCGCGGTTCACGTAGTGCGTCTCCAGTTTCTCGATCAGGGGCACGGCGCCCGCCAGTTGCGCCGCGAACGCCCCCGCGAACGCCGCGCCACTCACAGCCTCGGCCAGCAGGAACTGCACGCCCGCGTGAATGGTGCCCAGGTGGTTGCGGAACGGGGCGGTGTCCGGCGCCTCCCCGGTCGCCCAGCCGACGCCCACGTCGGTGATCTGCACGCCGACCGTGGCGTTCATGGGAATGTCATGCAGGGCCTTCTTGACGGCCTGGGCAGCGAAAGCGGGCAGGGTGGCAGCTTGAGTCATGGGTGGAACCTCCAGGGTCGAACACAGAATTTGAACTGAGTTCAAGTATAAGCGGAGAAGGCACGGAGGTTCACCCTGACGCCCCGCCACCCAGCACGAACGCCCGGACTGCATGCAGAAGCGGGTTCGCATGGCAGGTCAATTGCGCCGCCACCTCCCGCGCCGTAACCCAGGCCAGTGCGTGCTGCTCCGGGGTGATCTCGCCCCTGTGCAGGGCGGTGTCGAGTTCATCCGCGTCGATGATTTCCGGCACGCCGGGCGTCCAGTCCGCGTTCAGGGTAGCTTGCACGTCGAGGTACAGGTCATCCAGCCACGGCATGCCGTCCTCTCCTATGCCGGTGGCGGCGCACACGTCCGCGTAGGCGAACACGGGGGTTTCCCCGTGCAGGATGACCAGCAGGGTCGCGTGCCCCTGCGTGGGCACCAGCGTCAGCCAGCGCGCCCCGACCGCCAGGGTGGGCACCGTGACCCCGTGAACGGTCACCGCATGCGGCTGAGGAACGTGCGTGAAGGTCACGTCCACCAGCCAACCCTCCGGGAGCGTCACGACGCGCTGCGTCCCCTGCACGCCAGGGAAGAACTGAAGGTACCGACCATCCTTGCGCTTCACCCACGCAGCGTAGAGCAGGGGTGAAGCGCTGCGCTCCGCAGGTGTGGCGGGCACGGCGGTCATGGCTTCACGGTCAGGTGTACGGGTCTTCCAGGTAGCGTTTCAGGACGTGTACGGGTGGGTAGGTGCCCGCCTGGAGTTGCGTTTCGACGTGCCGGGCGTGCGTCCAGGTGGCGTCGGCCTGGGCGGGTGTGACGAGGCCCTGGGTGACGGCGTCGTCGAGTTCGTCCCCGTCGATGATCGCGGTCGCGGCGACCGTCCAGGGGGCGTGTTCGGCGGGGTGGCCGATCACGTCGAGGTACAGGTCGTCGTGCCAGGGGTACCCGCTGTCGTGCCAGCCTTCGCCGCCGTGCAGGTCGATGTAGTACTGCACGGGTCGCCCGGTAGGGTCAAGCTGGATGGTCAGGGCGCTGCCGGGCGTGCCCTCCCCGGTGGTGGGGTGGGCGCGCACCCAGCGGTACCCGCTGCCCAGGATGCGGCGCAGGCCGTCCCGTCCGGGGATGGGCACATCGAGGGACCGGTTGACCTCGTGCGCGACGAAATCCACGATCACGTGACCGGGAACGTGCAGGACGGTCTGGGTGTGCCGGGTGACGCGCGCCCAGCCGCTCAGGTCAAAGACTTTCCGTTTCATGCCCCTCCCTATCAGCTTCCTGAAATGGTTCTGCCTGCAGTTCAGCTTGAGCGTCTTCCGTTGTCCCCTCTCCCCTTGTGGGAGAGGGAGGGAGGCGCGGAGCGCCGGAAGGGTGAGGGGGCGAGGTGAAGCCTCCCCCGTCCTACGCGAGGCTGCGGACGGCCCGCAGCATCAGTTCGCCCTCAGTGGCCTGCACGCGGGCTTTGAGGCTGGCGAGGTCGTCGCCGGGCAGGACGGGTACGCGGGCCTGCGCCAGCACGGGTCCCTCGTCAATGCCGGCGGTGACGAGGTGGACGGTGGCGCCGCTTTCGGTGTCGCCGCTGGCGAGGACGGCCTCGTGGACGCGGTCGCCGTACATGCCGCGTCCGCCGTGGCGGGGCAGGAGGCTGGGGTGGATGTTCACGAGTCGGCCCTCGAAGTGGTTCAGGACGCGGGGGCCGATCTCGCGCATGTAGCCGCTGAGGACGAGTGTGTCCGCGCCCGCGCTGACGAGGACTTCGAGGATGGCGGCGTCGAGGTCGTCCGGGTCGGGGTATCTGGCGCTGCTGAGGTGCGCGGTCGTGAGGCCCGCGTCGCGTGCCCAGGCGAGGGCCGGGGAGCGGCTGTTGTTGCTGACCAGCGCGACGGGGGTGGCGTTCAGGTCGCCTGCGCGGCAGGCCTCGACGAGGTGCCGCGCGGCGCTGCCGCCGTGCGAGGCGAGAAAGCCCAGTTTCATTCGGTCGCGGGTGCGCCGAGTTCCTGAAGCAGGTAGGCGCTGGTGAGGATGCCGTTGTGGTAGTCGCTGACGGCGAAGCTCTCGTTGGGGCTGTGGGGGGCGTCCTCGTTCAGGCCAAGGTCCACGAACAGGACCGGGGCGTGCAGCAGGTCGTTGAACGCGGCGACGATGGGGATGCTGCCGCCGGTGCGGGCGAACACGGCTTCACGGCCGAAGACGCGCTTGAGGGCGCGGTTCGCGGCGAGGTTGTAGGGGCTGTTCAGGTCGAACTTGAAGGGACGGCCGCCGTGGTGCGGGTGGACGACGGCGGTGGTCCCTGCGGGCGCAAGGGTGGGCACGTAGTCGGTGATCAGTCCCGTGATGCGGTCGGGGTCCTGTCCGGGCACGAGGCGCATGCTGACCTTGGCTCCGGCCTTGGCGGCGATGACGGTCTTGCTGCCTTCGCCCTGGTAGCCGCCCCAGATGCCGTTCACGTCGAGGGTGGGGCGGCCCCACAGGCGTTCCAGGGTGGTGTACCCGGCTTCGCCGGGCAGGGCGGGCACGCCGATGCTGGCGGCGAATTCAGCGTCGTCGTGGGGCAGGTCGGCCCACATCTGGCGTTCGGTGTCGGTCAGGTCGTCGATGCCGTCGTAGAAGCCGGGGATGGTGACGCGGCCCTGGTCGTCCTTGAGGCGCGTGATGATCTCCGCCAGGGCGCCAATGGGGTTGGGGGCGGCGCCGCCGTAGCTGCCGCTGTGCAGGTCGCGGTTGGCGCCCTGAACGTGAATCTCGACGTAGCTGAGGCCGCGCACGCCGTAGGTGATGGTGGGCACGTCGGGCGCGAAGCGGCTCCCGTCGCTGATGACGATCACGTCGGCCTTCAGTTCCTCGGCGTGGTCCCGCAGGTACGGTTCGAGGTTCGGGCTGCCGATCTCCTCCTCGCCTTCCAGCAGGAATTTCACGTTCACGGGCAGTTCGCCCTGCGCGAGCAGCAGTTCCACGCCCTTGACGTGCGCGTAGGCCTGGCCCTTGTCGTCGGTGCTGCCGCGCGCGTAGATGCGCCCGTCGCGGATGGTCGGCTCAAAGGGCGGCGTGACCCATTCTTCCAGGGGCGCCTCGGGCTGCACGTCGTAGTGGCCGTAGATCAGGACGGTGGGTTTGCCGGGGGCGTTCAGGCGTTCGGCGTACACGACGGGGTGCCCGGCGGTCGGGTCGATGCGGGCCGTGAAGCCCAGCCCCGCCAGTTTGGCGCGCAGGAACTCGGCGGTGGCGGCCATGTCGCCCTTGCGGGTCGGGTCGGCGCTGACCGAGGGGAGGCGCAGCAGCGCGAACAGTTCCTCGTTCGCCTGCTCGCGGTTCAGGGCGGCACTCAGGTCCGGAGTCTGATGGGTCATACCGGGGATGATACGGGCTGACCCGCGCCGGGCGTCCAGGATCGGAGGGCAGTGGGATGTGGGCCGCGCGCAGTCCGCACCGCCTGCACCCCGCCTGCCCTTCCATTGCAGAAACACTGACGCGGGTATACTCAACGGAAGTTATGCCCTCTGACTCCAGACATCGGCCCGTGTACGTCATCTCCGTGGCGGCGGAACTGGTGGACATGCACCCCCAGACGCTGCGGCTGTACGAACGCAAGGGTCTGATCCGCCCCGGTCGCAGCAGCGGCAAGACCCGCCTGTACAGCGAACGCGACATCGAGCACCTGCGCGAGATTCGCCGCCTGACGCAGGAACTCGGCGTGAACCTCGCCGGGGTCGAGGAGGTCATGCGCCTCCAGCATGAACTGGACGACATTCAGGGCGAGTTCGAGGCGGAGATCGAACGGATCGAGGACGAGTTGCGGGCGCAGGCGCAGCCGCGTGCCCTGCCGGGACCGGACGGCAGGGTGGACCCGAAGGACCGGCCCGTGTACGTGATCAGCATCGCGGCGGAACTGGTGGACATGCACCCCCAGACGCTGCGGCTGTACGAGCGTAAGCAGCTGATCCGTCCGGGGCGCAGCAGCGGCAAGACGCGGCTGTACAGCGAGCGGGACATCGAGCACCTGCGCGAGATCCGCCGCCTGACGCAGGAACTCGGCGTGAACCTCGCCGGGGTCGAGGAGATCATGCGCCTGCGTCATCAGCTGGATTCCACGCGTGCCGGGCTGGAAAGCAACGTGCGGCGCATTCAGGACGACATCACGGACCGCATGACCAAGTGGCGCACCCTGCCGGAAGGGGACGGCGCGGGCACCGACGACGACGGGTGACGGGGGGCGTCGGGGCGCAGCAGAGCCCCCGCGCGGGCCGCTGCGGGGGCGCTACACTTCGGGGCGTGAACTGCGGCCTTCCTGAACAGCGTCTTCCCTCTCCTGCCGGAGTCCACCTGTCCTGCCACGCTGCCTGCCGCGCCGCCTGTCCCCTGTGGAGCGCGCAGGCATGAGGCCTCTGTGGGTGATCGGGGATATTCACGGCGCGTACGACAAGTTGCGTGCCATCCTGCTGCGCGCGGGCCTGATCGACTTCGACGGCAGCTGGACGGCCGGGGACGCGCACGTGGTGTTCCTGGGTGACTACGTGGACCGCGGCCCGAACGGCGTGGGCGTGATCCGCCTGATCCGCAGCCTGGAGGTGCAGGCGCAGGAGGTGGGCGGGCAGGTGACGGCGCTGCTGGGTAACCACGAGGTGATGTTCCTGGCGGCGCTGGTGTTCCGGCACAGCGACCCGCAGGACCGTTACGGGTACCGGGAGTACTGGCTGGAGAACGGCGGGCAGGTGCGGGACGCGGACCTGCTGGAACCCAGTGACCTGGCGTGGCTGTGCGGGCGGCCGGCCATGGCGACCTCGCACGACTGGCTGCTGGTGCACGCCGACAGCCTGATGTACCTGAAGCTGGGCAGCAGCGTCGAGGGCGTGAACGCCGCCGTGCTGGACCTGATGACGAACCCCGACCCGGACGACTGGGGCGCGTTCCTGAACGCCTTCACGGACCGTTTCGCGTTCGTGCTGGGCGCCGGGGACGAGAAGGCCCGGCAGATGCTGAGTACCTTCGGCGGGCAGCGGATCGCGCACGGGCACACGCCGGTGTACGTGCTGCTGGACGAGCACCTGCACGGCCCGACCGTGGGGGCGGGGGCGCCCATTCCGTACGCGGGGCGGCTGTGCGTGGCGATGGACAGCGGCATGGCGTACCGCGAGGACGCCGGATTCATCGCCCGACTGAACCGTCACGGAATCGCGGAGGTCGTGACCTTCCCCAGCGGCGGCGACTTCTACTGAAGTTCCGGCCCTGAAGACCCCGCGCTGATGCTTCCGGCGGCCTGCTGGCTGGGCAGGGGCGGGGGTGGGGGCGGCCGTTTGTCCTAGTCTGTGCGGGTTGTCCCGGTCTGTACGGGCACATTCGAGGGCAGGCGCGGCGGGCCGCGACTCCAAAGGACTTTTCTGCGTGACACATTCTTCTGATCTTTCCGGTTCCCCCTCGGGGGCTGCGGGTGCGCCGCCTGCGCTGCGGCTGCGCGGCATCACCAAACGCTTTCCTGGCGTGGTCGCCAACGACTCGGTGGACCTGACCGTCCACGCGGGCGAGGTGCTGGCCCTGCTGGGCGAGAACGGCGCGGGGAAAAGTACCCTGATCTCGATCCTGTACGGCCTGTACCAGCCGGACGAGGGCGCGGTGGAACTGGACGGCCGGGCGGTGCGGATCGGCAGTCCGGCGCAGGCGCTGCGGCTCGGGATCGGGCTGGTGCCGCAGCATCCGCTGCTGGTGTCGCGGCATTCGGTGGCCGAGAATCTGGCACTGGGTGGCGCGGGTGGGTTGTTCCCGGCGCGGCGCGTGGCGGGCCGGGTGCGGGACCTCTCGGCGCGGTACGGGCTGGAGGTGGACCCGGAGGCGCGCGTGTCGGACCTGTCGCCGGGCGAGAAGCAGCGCGTGGAGATCGTGCGGGCACTGCTGGGCGGCGCGCGGGTCCTAATTCTGGATGAGCCGACGAGCGTGCTGACCCCGCAGGAGGCCGACGGGCTGTTCCGCGTGATGCGCGAGTTGAAGGCGGACGGGCGCAGCCTGATCTTCATCTCTCACAAGCTCGACGAGGTGCTGGCGGTGGCGGACCGCGTGACGGTGCTGCGGCGCGGGAAGGTCGTGGGCGGCGTGCCGACGCTGGGCGCGACCCGTGAGAGCCTCGCGGAGCTGATGGTGGGCCGCAGCGTGGACTTTACCCGCAAGCGCGCGGACGGCCCCGGCCCGGAGGCGGGCACGCTGCTGAACGTGAGTGACCTGAGCGCACACGGCTCGCGCGGCCTGCCGGCCCTGCGCGGCGTGAGCTTCGAACTGCGCCGCGGCGAGGTGCTCGGCGTGGCCGGAATTGCCGGGAACGGGCAGAGTGAACTGGTCGAGGTCCTGGCCGGGCTGCACGAGGCGACGGGCACGGTCACGCTGGACGGGCAGCCGCTGAGCGGGGACGCCGCCGGGCGTTTCCGTTCAGGCGTGGCGCACATTCCCGAGGACCGCATTCACAGCGGCACGGTGCCGACCATGACGG
This portion of the Deinococcus seoulensis genome encodes:
- a CDS encoding DUF402 domain-containing protein; this translates as MKRKVFDLSGWARVTRHTQTVLHVPGHVIVDFVAHEVNRSLDVPIPGRDGLRRILGSGYRWVRAHPTTGEGTPGSALTIQLDPTGRPVQYYIDLHGGEGWHDSGYPWHDDLYLDVIGHPAEHAPWTVAATAIIDGDELDDAVTQGLVTPAQADATWTHARHVETQLQAGTYPPVHVLKRYLEDPYT
- a CDS encoding dipeptidase, producing MTHQTPDLSAALNREQANEELFALLRLPSVSADPTRKGDMAATAEFLRAKLAGLGFTARIDPTAGHPVVYAERLNAPGKPTVLIYGHYDVQPEAPLEEWVTPPFEPTIRDGRIYARGSTDDKGQAYAHVKGVELLLAQGELPVNVKFLLEGEEEIGSPNLEPYLRDHAEELKADVIVISDGSRFAPDVPTITYGVRGLSYVEIHVQGANRDLHSGSYGGAAPNPIGALAEIITRLKDDQGRVTIPGFYDGIDDLTDTERQMWADLPHDDAEFAASIGVPALPGEAGYTTLERLWGRPTLDVNGIWGGYQGEGSKTVIAAKAGAKVSMRLVPGQDPDRITGLITDYVPTLAPAGTTAVVHPHHGGRPFKFDLNSPYNLAANRALKRVFGREAVFARTGGSIPIVAAFNDLLHAPVLFVDLGLNEDAPHSPNESFAVSDYHNGILTSAYLLQELGAPATE
- a CDS encoding PaaI family thioesterase, whose amino-acid sequence is MTQAATLPAFAAQAVKKALHDIPMNATVGVQITDVGVGWATGEAPDTAPFRNHLGTIHAGVQFLLAEAVSGAAFAGAFAAQLAGAVPLIEKLETHYVNRAVGDLTARAEAADPAGIAAAHAEFAADGKARLIVNVTVQDGEGKDVMRAVAHWYLRARPQAK
- a CDS encoding transglutaminaseTgpA domain-containing protein, yielding MSAALHLRPTGFGLAFLILILLTLIGCVNYGLSLGYGLTFLLGGVWVITAAQAMRAARSLTLTVRPAGPAHAGQPASLNVQAQASGDSGTLEVRLRGQGRELRAALHVPAGGAALTVAFPASVRGPLTLQVGAWAQDRLGLWRAALPARPDPVTLLVWPAPESPVPPVPDRAAPGVGGEGHRGPGDEEFAGLRPYQPGDSPRQVSWRHVARTGQLLTRETDAARGHATDLHWQDAPGDAEARASRLSAWAQHLSALGTPFALTLPGTHLKAASGEAHLHAALNALATVDPLPAAPVPARGAARLVSHAATLVTQATPPTLLALAVTLAPGALRQPVWITLPIALLLAHALARVLPRPGRTLDPLPVWLLALLAVGGAAALIATQGTLLGRDAGTAFLGLLIALKTAESRSSRDGRILILLGLFMTSTHYFYSQGPLSALHTLISAAFLLAAAPAWIAPVTSGPASTPATPGGEGRRTHLRDSLLGAGRLLALAAPLALVLFVLFPRPDRPLWQLPVQGQATTGLSNEISAGEYSNLAQNSAVAFRADFQGALPTPDQRYWRGPVYEAYDGRTWRQVRAPGRTPSVDVTGPPLNYTLTLEPSGNPWLLALDVPLTVPDGAFLTNAFQAVTPRPVTTRRRVELQSRAARLGVQEDPDRLAFDLQLPAGQNPRAVALAASWRNLNLQARVQAGLDLLRTGGFTYTLSPPLLPEQDRVDAFLFSSRQGFCEHYASSFAFLMRAAGLSARVVGGYQGGEQNGSYLIVRQQDAHAWTEIWLPGQGWVRVDPTAVVAPARVSAGLSTALTRPQAAAPTAPGTLKRLQLRLDAIQNRWNDLVVDYDGDRQSDLLTRAGLGGVGSTPYLLLLPTLIALTLLPALLLARRRARPSDPASRALHDLSVRLHLPRAPGETPTAYMTRAATQHPHLHAALQDVLNAYHAARYAPHPTPDTLTRLRRAVRNIRR
- a CDS encoding AAA family ATPase, which encodes MTTALSSASIPTGHVAALQAALTQLDSVILGKGGQIRLALTCLLARGHLLIEDQPGVGKTTLAQALARTCGLEFRRVQFTADLLPADLTGVSVWDAPAAAFRFVPGPVFSEMLLADEINRATPRTQGALLEAMEERQVSEGGVTRPLPQPFFVIATQNPAAFVGTSPLPEAQLDRFLMTVTLGYPDVRAERQLLETGGRSQSVRDLGAVLSAPALLAMQAEVDRVHAAAPLLDYLQLLARATREHPALAAGLSPRALLALLAAARAWAYLHGRPMALPEDVQAVFPALAAHRLPPRDPSVNVGTLIRALLADTPIP
- the purN gene encoding phosphoribosylglycinamide formyltransferase, with amino-acid sequence MKLGFLASHGGSAARHLVEACRAGDLNATPVALVSNNSRSPALAWARDAGLTTAHLSSARYPDPDDLDAAILEVLVSAGADTLVLSGYMREIGPRVLNHFEGRLVNIHPSLLPRHGGRGMYGDRVHEAVLASGDTESGATVHLVTAGIDEGPVLAQARVPVLPGDDLASLKARVQATEGELMLRAVRSLA
- the mce gene encoding methylmalonyl-CoA epimerase encodes the protein MTVLLLDHVAIATPDLEAGSAPYVALGLHPEGPDEEVASQGVRVRAFQVGETLIELLMPTRDDSPIAAFLARKGPGLHHTAYRVADLNAEMTRLRADGARFLNEEPTPGRAGSRVAFLHPKWGAGTLIELVEHPAGGHPAGGHA
- a CDS encoding DUF402 domain-containing protein yields the protein MKRKDGRYLQFFPGVQGTQRVVTLPEGWLVDVTFTHVPQPHAVTVHGVTVPTLAVGARWLTLVPTQGHATLLVILHGETPVFAYADVCAATGIGEDGMPWLDDLYLDVQATLNADWTPGVPEIIDADELDTALHRGEITPEQHALAWVTAREVAAQLTCHANPLLHAVRAFVLGGGASG
- a CDS encoding metallophosphoesterase; this translates as MRPLWVIGDIHGAYDKLRAILLRAGLIDFDGSWTAGDAHVVFLGDYVDRGPNGVGVIRLIRSLEVQAQEVGGQVTALLGNHEVMFLAALVFRHSDPQDRYGYREYWLENGGQVRDADLLEPSDLAWLCGRPAMATSHDWLLVHADSLMYLKLGSSVEGVNAAVLDLMTNPDPDDWGAFLNAFTDRFAFVLGAGDEKARQMLSTFGGQRIAHGHTPVYVLLDEHLHGPTVGAGAPIPYAGRLCVAMDSGMAYREDAGFIARLNRHGIAEVVTFPSGGDFY
- the hspR gene encoding heat shock protein transcriptional repressor HspR, fused homodimer type, with translation MPSDSRHRPVYVISVAAELVDMHPQTLRLYERKGLIRPGRSSGKTRLYSERDIEHLREIRRLTQELGVNLAGVEEVMRLQHELDDIQGEFEAEIERIEDELRAQAQPRALPGPDGRVDPKDRPVYVISIAAELVDMHPQTLRLYERKQLIRPGRSSGKTRLYSERDIEHLREIRRLTQELGVNLAGVEEIMRLRHQLDSTRAGLESNVRRIQDDITDRMTKWRTLPEGDGAGTDDDG
- a CDS encoding VanZ family protein: MSGRRPRPLWWVPALLIMGAIWSLSSAPQTPGPSLEHPKDWIAHFTAYLALAFTLARATGRRGAALVIAAWFGALDEAHQAFVPPREAGVQDWLFDVAGAWLGSWLALRGAARTSARPDGAPERAVSHAT